Proteins from one Podarcis raffonei isolate rPodRaf1 chromosome 1, rPodRaf1.pri, whole genome shotgun sequence genomic window:
- the PLEKHA3 gene encoding pleckstrin homology domain-containing family A member 3: MEGVLYKWTNYITGWQPRWFVLDNGILSYYDSQDDVCKGSKGSIKMAVCEIKVHPTDSTRIELIIPGEQHFYMKAVNAAERQRWLVALGSSKACLADTRTKKEKEVNETNESLKTKMSELRLYCDLLMQQVHTIQEYVHHDENHLSPSIENMNEASSLLSATCDTFITTLEECVKIANAKFKPEMFQLPHPDPLVSPVSPSPVQMMKRSVSHPGTCNPERSSHSVKEPNSSSHRLSQRWRRTVLDPEPSVDVPPDDIDRPAYCSRHTLNGDLAPSTISDTALLVSKKQSEREETLPPTS; the protein is encoded by the exons ATGGAAGGAGTTCTGTACAAGTGGACCAATTACATCACAG GCTGGCAGCCTCGCTGGTTTGTTCTTGATAACGGGATATTGTCTTACTACGATTCGCAGGATGATGTTTGCAAAGGCAGCAAAGGCAGCATAAAGATGGCAGTGTGTGAAATCAAAG TTCATCCGACCGACAGCACCAGGATAGAGTTAATCATCCCAGGGGAACAGCATTTCTACATGAAAGCCGTTAATGCAGCTGAACGACAGCGGTGGCTGGTAGCCCTGGGGAGCTCAAAAGCCTGTTTGGCAGACAccagaacaaaaaaagaaaaag AAGTTAATGAAACCAATGAATCTCTGAAAACCAAAATGTCTGAGCTTCGTCTCTACTGTGACCTTCTAATGCAGCAGGTCCATACAATCCAAGAATACGTTCACCATGATGAAAATCACTTGTCACCCAGCATTGAG AATATGAACGAAGCGTCCTCCTTGCTCAGCGCTACCTGTGACACGTTCATCACGACCCTCGAAGAATGTGTGAAAATAGCAAATGCCAAGTTCAAGCCAGAGATGTTTCAGTTGCCTCATCCGGATCCTTTAGTTTCTCCTGTGTCGCCTTCACCTGTGCAAATG ATGAAACGTTCTGTTAGCCACCCAGGTACTTGTAATCCAGAGAG GAGCAGTCACTCTGTAAAAGAACCAAATTCATCCTCTCACCGGTTATCCCAAAGGTGGAGAAGGACAGTCTTAGATCCAGAACCTTCTGTAGATGTTCCCCCTGACGATATAGACA GACCAGCATACTGTTCCAGGCATACTCTCAATGGAGACTTGGCGCCTTCAACCATTTCCGACACAGCCCTGTTGGTGTCAAAGAAACAATCAGAACGAGAAGAGACTCTACCGCCTACATCCTGA